The DNA sequence GTTAGTGGGGCTTATAGGCCTGGGGCCTCCTTTCTATGGCACATTAGTCCATTCACtaagctacttaagacacctgtgtgatgctgtactaacctttcccataccagatgctgctgctttagagacagatatgtactattCCATTCATATTTTGGGGGGGTGGGCAggagttagtgaccactgggggaatgtggagGGTTATAatgtaatccctccagtggtcatctggtcagtttgggtacctttttatcATTTAGATGCTTTGAAAAGAGGTCTTGCTCAGAACGTTTAAGTTCCATCCAGAGTgtcttgggaaatgtttgattataggTGCAGAACCCGAaaacaacaacgaaggagaccagatggtgctcaatcctttttattataaaacagactcgacacgatcgtgttttggcccAAGAAGGCCTGCCTGAGGAATCTTGGTTTTGAATGATAAAACCAAAGATATATTAATCCAAATGTCCAAGTATTGCAATAAAAACACTAAAAAAGACCAAAGGAATGACCAGAAACAATTGTGGTGTCTTTGGTcttttttagtatttttattgcaATACTTGGACATTTGGATTAATACGTCTTTGGTTTAATCATTCAACACCAAGACTCCCAAGGCAGGCCttcttgggccgaaacacgatcgtgtcgagtctgttTTATAATtaaaaagattgagcaccatctggtctccaTTGTTGTTTTCGTGCCCCTCACTGTTGTGaaagcagtttctcctgtttgtctttTTGATTATAGATGCAGACCatccaagtaataataataatagtttatttttatataccaccaaaccatcagttcttggcaTTCACAATAATAATGCACTGGGCATTGGAAATACAAAGTCAAAAGGCATTGATTAAGAATATTCAGTGCTCAAGTATACTCCACTAATACAATTTAGAGAGCCCactctcaacggaagaaaaagcctcaggttttctttaggtagggcataaaagctcaaacctcctccaccaacATCATCGACTAAAAAACTTCCGGAGAGAATGTGCCAATTACCACATCTACTCTAGCTGCAGGACTGAACTCGCTATTGCTTCCAATTGTGAGGAAACTAGTGTTATTTCAATGATAGCTAACGTTTCACGGTCAaagaccgtttcttcagggcttaagGTATTCCACCTTTCTCCACCACCACACTGTGaaaataaatcataaatactATCTGTATCGACTTTACTTACTCCAATATAAATCTTACAGGGTCTTTAAAACGAGTACTCACTGAGCTGCTTGTTCTACTTATTCAGCGTCCTGTCAATGTGGTAAATACTCCTTAATTTATCGAGAGCACCGCCTATCAAATCACACCACATCTCTTACGTGGGGGACGTTGGCTGCTCTTCTCTGATTGGCTGGTTCAGCCCCGACCATCAGGGACTGGTTAACTCGTAGAGCGCGGCGACTTTAACAATCTGCAACAGTCTGTATAACTACATGAAGGTGtttaaataaacatagaaacatagaaacatagaagatgacggcagaaaagggctatagcccatcaagtctgcccaccctactgtcccttcctcttaagtctatacctagtgactatttattcagattgactctcttagggatcccctataggcatcccatttatttttaaagtcccatttattcttaaagtccaacacgatgcaggtctcgatcatcccatcaagtctgctgacccatcctcttaagtttATACCTAGCGACTGATGTTCCAGttcgaccctcatagggatcccacataggtatcccatttattcttaaagtccagcacgctgctggcctcgatcacctgcgctggaagctcattccaacggtcaaccactctttctgtgaagaagtacttcctgatgtcgccatgaaatttcccgcccctgagtttgagcttAATAATACCAGTCAATTCCCGTGTTTAGACCCCCAGGCATTATCGATCCAAGTTCATAGATCCATCGCTGCTCTTTCTGTTGGAGGCATAATCGCCGATTCCCTCCCTGAACATCATCTACAACGTGCTCTAATACATAACATTGCAGCGCAAAAAAATCATGTTGATGTTCCAAGCATGCTGTACTACTGGGGCATGTATGTCAGCTCTATTTAAAGCGCTACTGTGTTCATTTAAGCAAATCCTTAACTGCCTACTCGTCTGGCCTACATAAACTTTAGAACAGGGGCATATTATACAGTATACCACAAATGTTGTGCATGTTGTTGCATATTTCAGCGGATATCTTTTGCCATTTAAAGGGTTAACAAACTCCGTTGATGTCACTATAATGGCACAATTCATGCAAGCACCGCAGGCTGTATGTAATGGTTGAACTAAAGTCTCTTTGGTCTTAAGTACAGCTGGACTTAACTGTTCTTTGAAGTTTGCTCCCCATGTATAGGCTATACGAAGATTATGATCTTTAAATGTATTAGAGGCCAATGTTTACGCAGGATTCTATCTAATTGTTGAGATCTCTTATCATATCTGACAGTACATGCCATTGTCTTTTCTGTTGTTACCGGTGCTTTCTCACATAACATTAGATCTCTGTTAGCATATACCCTGATCATGTCATAAACAGAGCCTACAAGAGGGTGTTATATGCGTGCCTGACTGGAGAAAAGAGGGTAGAAAGGGCGCGCGCATCCGACCAGAGAAAAGAGGGTAGAAAGGAAGGCGAGAGAAGGCTGGCAAAGACCAGGTCATCCTATTTGCACCCAGGTTGAGGGGGATCCTGGCCTTGGCGAGGTATGGGGTGTCACTTTTCGATCAGACTCTCCTGATGGTCCGGCGATCTGTCTCCTCCTCTAAAGATGTTGCCATTAATGGGTAAGCACATGTTAAGGATCGGAAAGGATTTGCAGAGATACCGTTGCTGCCCTTGCGCGGCTATCATGTTTCCTCTGGCCAAGTCGGCGCTCGCGCTCACAGCTCGTAGTGTTCAACGGATTGCATCAAGACAGTGCCACCACCAAAATGAACATGACTTCCATGCTAAATATGGCAACCTGATCCTTGTTTCTGGGGCAGTATTCTGTACTTCAATCTGGGCATATGTTATAACACAGACTGGAATTACTTGGAATTTGTCCCCTGTTGGCAGAGTTACACCAAAGGAATGGAAGGATCAGTAAATTCATCTCTTCTGGTGCTGGAGCAATTTTGCACTGTCTTGTCTGTTAAAATCAAACTTGACTATGCTGTTTAGATAAAGGCATTACTTCCTTAGCACCATGCCATAGTTGTTAATATGAATgtgtaataaatattttaacatctttaaaaaaaaaaaaaaaaaaaaaggatttgcagaggggagccaggaagctatattcggattccaaagcagtgttcaaattccggggcaaaaatgaagaaaaaaaagttcggattccaagttgttcgagttctggggcattcgaattctgaggtaccactgtacattgaTCAAAAAATTAATCAAGCAACTTGTGGAACCCTAAATCATTCACTAAACTAATTTTCACTTTCAGCAAAATATTAATCAATTATAAAATCTGTAAACACATCACATGCAGATAAGTAAATGAGTAGATGAGTAAATAGGAGGAAAGGCAAACATTTACTAGCAGGAAAACACACATTGAAGATGATGCTGAACTTAAAAGATAGTATGACACTAAAAGGGGACATCTATGTGTGGCAACATAATATTTCCACATGAATGTTTGCCTTTGGTATATGACAAATATGCAAAACAGGTTTCCCACACAACTATAATTAActaaacaagaggaaaaagacCTCCGATGCCTCGCCACGTAGAATATGGATTTGCAAAGTGGTCAAAAGCAGGACAGGATCTCTATCATCAGTCAAAAAACCTCTTGTAGCTGATTGAAAGGACTATTTGAAACTCGTGTATTATACACTTAGATAACAACATTTAAATTGCTGTTTGTTGTTATCTAAGTGTATAATACACGAGTTTCAAATTTGTTTATGACTAAATTTGAATCAGATTGGATAAAAAACTCTCCATTTACAGAACATATTTATTTATGGCGAAGATTCATTGATGATATTCTCATGCTATGGAAGGGACCAATACATCTTTTTGAAAGTTTCTTTAAATGGCTTAATTCCTGTGAActactttttgatcgtccaagtagccatttaggatactttttaggcgttttttgttttttttttattatgaaccccataggttTTAGTCTATTTAATAGTGCATTTGAAATAATTGCAGTATTAATATTTGATCTTTCATAGTCAAAAGAGAGTCAATCCAAACACCCAAATCTTTCAACCTCTTTTGTATAGGAAGCATCAGAGTCTATCTCAACAACTTTGGGCCAGGAAGGATCCTCAACTCTTTCTACCAACATGAATTCAGTTTTTGCAATATTCAAAATTAACCTATGCTGCATCATCCAATCATTAATTGTATGCAGGAATTTTACCAATTTACTTTCTAGTTCATTTTGCCAATCATCCATTGGTACAAAAAATttgaacatcatctgcatatAGACGGTAGCTAATACCCAATTTATAAGAAACATCAAAATTGTCATTGGGAGCACTTTTATGCTTTGAGTCATTCTTTTAACCATTCTACATGACTTCAGATGTAGGAGTAGAATTTTATATATGGCAGGAATTATTGGTCTGCTGCAGATACACCataattttaaagattttttgatgactaagttttatttattcatattatcCATCCTCTGGATTCTCCAAGTGTCACACAAATTTTCACAAGCAAAATTGCACACTATCCTGAGATGTGTATACAACTACcgcagtctagagcagtggttcccaaccctgtcctggaggaacaccaggccaattgggttttcaggctagccctaatgaatatgcatgaagcaaatttgcatgtctatcacttccatcatatgcaaatctctctcatgcatattcattagggctagcctgaaaacccgattggcctggtgttccggacagggttgggaatcactggtctagagtgCTAATTGCtccaacactatgggctccttttacaaaggtgcgttagggccttaacgcatggaataccatgcgctaaattgccatgtgcgctagccgctactgcctccttataAGCAgccggtaatttttcagctagcacgcgctaatcttgtgcatgcgctaaaaa is a window from the Geotrypetes seraphini chromosome 1, aGeoSer1.1, whole genome shotgun sequence genome containing:
- the LOC117351978 gene encoding cytochrome c oxidase subunit 7B, mitochondrial-like, encoding MFPLAKSALALTARSVQRIASRQCHHQNEHDFHAKYGNLILVSGAVFCTSIWAYVITQTGITWNLSPVGRVTPKEWKDQ